The sequence below is a genomic window from Oncorhynchus nerka isolate Pitt River linkage group LG7, Oner_Uvic_2.0, whole genome shotgun sequence.
AGGCAGGGTTAGCGGGTGACGTCTGGGTGACATCTGACCCTCCCAGCTCCATCTGCACACCGTCCACCAGGTCGTCGTAggagggcagctgggaggagctgTGGCGCAAGTTGCTCTGGCGTATGGGGTACTCGCCGCTGCCTACCACCTCCTCGTAGCTGGGCACAGTGTACCTCTGGGCTCGCTCCTCTGTCCTGTGGACATtcatacagaaacacacagacagacatcagTAACTATGCGCTTACAGAATGGACTGTGTCTTCTATATAGTTGATTCCGTGTGTAATCTAGGCTATGCCGTGTGTCCTGATAAATACAGTCCTGATGGTTTTACATGGCTTTATTGCAACAGGTGCCCTGTTTAGGTAACGGGGCTTGAACTGAAAAGTTACTTGAAGCACTGCAGAGAGATTTAACGAAGCATAAAAACATGGCTAACCAATGTTAATAGCAAAGGACCAGCGTGGGTGCAGGATTTGGTTATGAATCTATTTAAATAACTTTatcaggccctaatctatggatttcacataactgggaatacagatatgcatctgttggtcacagatacctttaaaaaaaaggtagaGGCACGGATCAGaaatcagtcagtatctggtgtggccaccacttgcctcatgcagtgtgacatctccttcacatcgagttgatcaggctgttaattgtggcgtgttgtcccacttctcttcaatggctgtgggaagttgctggatgttggcgggaactggaacacgctatcGTACACGCcgatccagagcatccaaaacatgctcaatgggtgacatctgGTGAGTGAgcaggccatggaaaaactgggacattttcagcttccaggaattgtgtccagattccttgcgacatgggggtCGCGCActggtgatggaggtggatgaatggcacgacaacgggCCTCGTCACGATATCTCAAATTGCACGGAGATAAAAATGGAGGCACTCTGTACATctacccggtacagttgaaacagggattcatccgtgaacagcacacttctccagtatgccagtggccatcaaaggtgagcatttgcccactgatgccgaactgcagtcaggtcaagaccctggtgaggacgacgagcatgcagatgagcttccctgagacggtttctgaccgtttgtgcagaaattcttaggttatgcaaacccacagtttcatcagccgtcagggtggctggtctcagacgatccagcaggtgaagaagccggatgtggaggtcctaggctGGCGTGGATAGACGTGGTCTGTCAAATTATTTAAAACGAtgttggtagagaaattaatattaacttgtctggtaacagctctggtggacattcctgcagtcagcatgccaattgtacactccctcaaaacttgagacatctgtggcattgtgtgataCAACTGCacatttagagtggccttttattgtccccagcacaaggtgcacctctaTAATgttaatgctgtttaatcagcttcttgaaatgccacacctgtcaggtggatggattatcttggcaaatgagaaatgctgacttacagggATGGAAACAATTTgagacagtgcattcagaaagtattcagaccccttgtgcttttccacattttgttacagccttattatttGACCCACTTTTCCCTCCACGATTGATAGTTACAGTCTTgacccatcgctgcaactcccatacggactcgggagaggcgaaggtcgagagccgtgcgtcccccgaaacacagccacaccaatgtgttggaggaaacactgtacacctggcaaccatgtcagcgtgcctgcacccggcccgccattagagtcgctagagcgcaatgggacaaggaaatcccggccggccaaacccggacgactctgggccaattgtgcgtcgcctcatgggtatccaggtcgcggccggctgcggcaCAGTCCAGTATCGAAACAGGATCTGTAGTAACACAACTAGCACTGCAGTGACTTAaatcgctgcgccactcgggaggccccagttacagccttattctaaaatgtattaaataacaaCAAATAataatcctcaatctacacacaataccccataatgaaaaagcaagtTGACAATTTTGCTAATTTTTTTAATAAAAACCCTTTGACATACAacaccagtccaaagtttggacacacctactcatacaatgatttctttatttttactactttctacattgtagaataatcaaAAGACATCAAAAATGAgcatgtgtccaaacttttgactagtactgtaagtattcagaccattcgctatgagactcgaaattgagctcaggtgcatcctgtttccattgatcatccttgagatgtctcttcaacttgattggactccacctgtggtaaattcaattgattggacaagatttggaaaggcacacacctataaggttccacagttgacactgcatgtcatgacaaaaaccaagccatgaggtagaaggaattgtccgtagagctccgagacaggattgtgtcgaggcaaagatctggggaagaccaaaaaatgtctgcagcatttattaaggtccccaagaacacaatgtcCTCCATCTAGCTTAAATGGAagacatttggaaccaccaaaactcctCCTCGacctggccgcctggccaaattgagcaatcgggggagaagggccttggtgagagaggtgaccaagaacctgatggtcactctgacagagcttctgaggttcctctgtggagatggcagaacctttgagaagaacaaccatctctgcagcactctaccaatcaggcctttatggtagagtggccagacagaagccactaccAAGTAAAAGTAGACTCACCTATAGACTACTCACCTATAGACTACTCACCTATAGACTACTCACCTATAGACTACTCACCTATAGACTACTCACCtatagactctcagaccatgagaaacaagactatggtctgatgaaaccaagattgaacactttggcctaaATACCAAGCGTcttgtctggaagaaacctggaaccatccctacggtgacgcatggtggtggcagcatcatgctgtggggatgtttttcagtgggatcgagggaaagatgaagtacagagagatccttgatgaaaacctgcttcagagctctcaggacctcagactgggacaaaggttcaccttccacaggacaacaaccctaagcacacagcaaagacaacgcaggagtggcttcaggacaagtctctgaatgtccttgagtggcccagccagagcccggacttgaacttcTCTAGAgtgacctaaaaatagctgtgcagcgaagctACCCATCTAACCTGCCAGAGCTAAGAcaatctgcagagaatgggagaaactccccaaagaccggtgtgccaagcttgcagcatTATACTCAAgaggactcgaggctgtaatcgctgcaaaaggtgcttcaacaaagtactgagtaaagagtctgaatacttatgtaaatgtgacttGTTTTTGATATttgtaaaaaaacatttaaacctgttttttctttgtcattatggagttgcatgtagattgatgaggaaaaaacaatttaataaattttagtaaggctgtaacgtaagaaaaagtgaaggggtctgaatattttccgaacgCACTGTAGATAAgcttgtgtgtatggaacatttctgggatcttttatttcagctcatgaaacattggacgAACACTTTAGatgttatatttatatttttgttcagtgtagttgaaTCAGCTGAACATGTGTCAGCCCTCATAGGTTAAAGGGCAATATTCACCTCCAGCACCACCACGAACATCAATACATGTCAGAATGGcaagtttctatgttttgtagtcaaAAATATAGAAATATGCGTTTCTGATGACATCATCCGGAAACACTGATGGAGTCATCTGGTGTGCATCATGCGATGTTACACATCTAGGAGCAGTCAAACGGTTAGTAAAGTAATAAAGGGATTGCCCACCCCTGTACTGAACCCTGAGCAAACAAACCTGCTGAGGTCATTAATTAGCTACAGTACTCACGTCTCTCCGTCGTCCTCACTGGTAGCTACGTTGCCTGCCCCCAGAGTCTGGGCCTCTAGAAGCACCTGCTGCTCCCGCTGCTTGTTCCTCATCCCCAGGCACAGGGACAGCAGGAGCATGGCCACTCCAGCCCCGACCAGTACAAAGGCCACCGATGAAGTCCTCCCCCTAGTGTCCGGTTTCGGGTTCCCTCCTCCGGTGCCACTGCTGTTGTTCCCGGCCATGTCGGAGGGCACCACACTCCATACAATCATGACAATGCCCAGGGCCACCAGTCCCACCCCCAGGGCACACAAGGCATACTGGGAACCTGAGTTTCCGGGACTGTTGTGGTGGTTGCTGGCAAAAGGGCGGTTTGGGGGCACCTCAACGCTGGAGTGCATTTTCCACAAAACGTAGGCCCACCTAGTGTTCAGCTAGGTCAGCTAGCTGCTTCACACCTGGGGTcaaagactgaggagagaaacAGTTCATTAGGGCAGAAATAGAACACCGATACAGTAAAGAGGTTAATATGTGGGGTTAACAATATTATTTCAATACAAATATAAGAGTAAATGGGGGAAATTATGGCACTCAAACTGTGATGGAATTTGGATAGAGAATCATCATTCAAATAACTTCAATATAGTCCAATTTAAAACATGAAAAATAATCTGTGAAAAACACACACTTGCCCTACACTTCACAATTACACACTTCATTATTCCCTTGCTTTTGAATAGGCTTCTCTATCAATAGATCCTACAGCTAGAGTTCAAAATGCTGGGTGGGCAATATACCTTTCCTTTGCTTAAGATGGTGCGACTTCCAGCAGCTTCTGTCTCCTGTGACCATTAGCACCTACCTGCCAGAGAGCCAACACTTACACGGAGTTGGAAAACTCCCTCGTGCAGACTTTATATTCATAAGGTGTGTTTTTATGGCAAGATTTAACAGCACAGTCTCCCAGGTACAGGAACATCTTGCACAATGTCAAGTTGTTCAGTGGAATTAAGGTAAGAAATGCCATTCAAAGCCATTTTACAGGAATTTTATTTGGAATGTCACTTTTCTGGAAACGGGATGAAGTCAGTATATTTAGAGTGGCTTTCATAAAAATAAATCTTTTTTAAACACTCCAGGACTATTCAGAGTCCCCCCCCCTATATTTGACCTTCCCACGGTATTGTCCAAATATGGATGCTCCTGTGTGTCTATCCTTACAAGAGCAAGAACAGTTACTCATAATAAAACCAGACATGCATTTTGCAACCCGAGTCACCAGATTAGAAAAGACATTTACCCTCATGACAATTACCTGTCTCAGTTACAGTATGGTTAACTAACTGCTAAGTCCTTAACGGTTAGAAATCAGCAGTTATTCATTTTACAGGCCTAACCGCCAGTGGGCGAGCGGCGTTTTGCAATTTAAGACGTGATTTGCATGTCTTCCGGGTAGCCCCCATTCAGAGGACTGCTATAAGCCCTCGGCAAGCCATCTAGCCATGAGTTCATTTGAAAGACAATAGCAAGGCATTTTTCTAAATCACAAATATGGCCTGCCACCTTTCAGGTAACCACAGCAAGCTGTTTTTGTTGTTATAAAAGGGTGGcaattcaaatagccaccctttgccttgatgacagctttgcacactcttggcattgtctcaaccagcttcacctggaatgcttttccaacagtcttgaaggagttcacacatatgctgaacgcttgttagctgcttttccaTCACTGCGGtttgactcatcccaaaccatctcaatttggttaagGTCggtggattgtggaggccaggtcatctgatgcagcactccagcactctccttcttggtaaaaaatACCTCCAGGCTGTGGTGGGTCATTGGCCTGtcgaaaaaacaaatgatagtgggactaagcgcaagccagatgggatggtggatcgctgcagaatgctgtggtagccatgctggttaagtgtaccttgaattctaaataagtcagagtgtcaccagcaaagcacccccacaccataacacctcctcctccatgctttatggtgggaaatacacatgcggagatcatccgttcacccacaccgcatctcacaaagacacggcggttggaaataaaaatctcaaatttggactccagaccaaaggacaaatttccactgcTCGAAATGTCCATTGCACATGTttcctggcccaagcaagtctcttcatcttattggtgtcctgaagtagtgtttttttttgcagcaattcaaccatgaagccctgattcacgcagtctcctctgaacagttgatgttgagatgtgtctgttacttgaactctgaagaatttatttgggctgcaatttctgaggctggtaaatctaatgaacttatcctctgcagcagagttaactctgggtcttcctttcctgtggcggtcctcatgagaaccagtttcatcatagcgcttgatggtttttgcgactgcacttaaagaaacattcaaagttcttgacattttccataatgactgacattcatgtcttaaagtaatgatggactgtcgtttctctttgctgattttagctgttcttgccattatatggacttgatcttttatcaaatagggtcATCATCTGtaaaccacccctaccttgtcacaacacaactgatttgctcaaacgcattaaggaaagaaattccacaaattaacttaaggtacacctgttcattgaaatacattccaggtgactacctagtTGAGAgaacctggttgagagaatgcctagagtgtgcaaagctgtcattaagttaaagggtggctatttgaagaatctcaaatataatttgatttgtttaacacatgattccatatgtgctttttcatcattttgatatcgtcactattattctacaatgtagaaaatagtgcaaataaagaaaaacccttgaatgagtaggtgtccaaccttttgactggtattgtacttTAGAACGATTTGAACATGATTTGCGGGAACATGAAAAGAGGGACTttacatcaaaacctcatcataGTGAGGACATTAATAGTGAGATGTCCAAAGCCATTTAGTTGAATATTGTATTTCTTTGATTAAAATAAGTTACCCAGACTTGAGCTTTTAAGAGTTAATTAATCATCCACATTACCAAACGTTGCTTTGTTGTGTCAGCAATTGGACATTGTTCttatgggggggggggcttgttACCCCACATTACCCTATGCATGCCTTGATACCCTCAATCTGACAGATTACAAATTGCTAGGGCCAGCAAAATAATActtttgtgtgcatgtctggacttgctaagagagagagaaagagatcaagGAACAACTGATATAAAATTACTAGTACACTGAAGAATGTGTGGTATGACCAAAACCCCACCCCATCCTGTACAACTAGGCCTAAAAGTAATTTCAAAATAACAGCTGTTATTTTTTTAGGGGCACATTTTCCATGAACAGTCAATCTGTAACCTAGCCTCCTACATCTGGCTGGTTGTGCACAGTTGTGTGTAACCCAAACGTGCACAAAACTGTGCCACAATGACATAAGGAAAATACTTGGAATAACGTTAAAAACCTTGTAGCAATTTCAGAATACCATTCCACGTGCCTACTCCCAACCGTTTAAATGTTCAGAACTGTATTGACAGCCCGTTGGGAAATGTTAAATAACAGTGCCCACgtttgtggaaatatatatagatatttttaaaGTGTATGAGTGCCAAGTCGACCTAAGCAACGAAAGAGTTAAATCTCCTTTGCAACTGTATTCGATTTGTCCTGTTTTTTACAGAATTACATTTTGGCAGACATTTGAGGTTGCATTGATTTGTCAACTTCTGAAGTTCTGTATCCATTACAACTAGTATGTATTTTTAAAGATGTGTTGAAGTTAGAACCGAAGTAGCCGACACAGTGCCCTGTTGAAGTTGCGAAGTAGACGAACGAAAGTGTGATGACATTATGAAGTATTTCAGCACAAACAGTCACATTCCAGTGCATTGATAGCCCACAAAATACATATGTTGATGAGAGAGGTAATGTATACTCCATGGTAGTAATGTGTATAGACGCCACATTCTACTAAATTAGATACTTAGCCCAGCTATCACGCTGGCTAAACAGGCGTGTTCTGCAAACAAATAGATTAACCCATAACGTTCTCGCTCTAGTATGAAGACTATAGCCTACTACTACGCGAAGTATGAATCAAAGGTACTGAACTGATAAAAACAATGGTTTGTAAAAATGAAGACAATATGATGCAATGGGTGGAAAAGA
It includes:
- the tmem51a gene encoding transmembrane protein 51a yields the protein MHSSVEVPPNRPFASNHHNSPGNSGSQYALCALGVGLVALGIVMIVWSVVPSDMAGNNSSGTGGGNPKPDTRGRTSSVAFVLVGAGVAMLLLSLCLGMRNKQREQQVLLEAQTLGAGNVATSEDDGETTEERAQRYTVPSYEEVVGSGEYPIRQSNLRHSSSQLPSYDDLVDGVQMELGGSDVTQTSPANPASSAVPNRRTGRTGLKLLPLKIRRIKSEKLFMNNTDNSQPPGGITIEPLTPPPMYEDKAPQL